Genomic segment of Gigantopelta aegis isolate Gae_Host chromosome 10, Gae_host_genome, whole genome shotgun sequence:
AATAGTGCTTTCGATGAGACACTTCTACGACTTCCCACAGTTGGAAATTATGAAGTAGGGAACTACTTGCAGTCTTGGAAATATTTCCAAAAGGTTACGAACGAGATAAAAGCACAGTTTACGtttagaaaagatatattgaagAAGGCTTCAACAGTGTTAAACACCGTCATAGAAGAATACGAAAATAGAACAGCGAATTCGAGAAATCCAACCCTCGTTGGTGTCCAGATTCGAAGGGGCGACATTGCGAATGAAAAACGATTTATCGATTTTGGATACAAAGTGGCGCCAAAAGAATACATCTACAAGGCCATGgactattttaaaaacaactttacagatgtgatatttgtgtttaccTCTGATGATATGAACTGGACGAAACATAATATAAAGGAGGAAGACAATGTGTTTTTCATTGAAGGAAACTCGCCGGAAGTAGACATGTGTATCCTGGCGCACTGTAACCATACAATAATGACCGTGGGCACGTTCAGTTGGTTTGCGGCTTTTCTGACAGGGGGAATAACtgtgtattacaaacattttgctAACGAGACATCTTTGTTAAGAAAACAGTTTTCTTCAGATTATCAAGACCATTTTTACCCTGGTTGGATAGCAATAGAATCGAATGAGACTATCAAAGAACACTAGAAAACATTATATGATCGTGTTAAAGGGCCTGTCCATGAGTTTgttaaaagtttcttttatttatcgacaccacgagaacacattgattaatttctctttgtaatactgacacgtagtcttagaggaaatttcacaacattttttccattaacgaaaatacccgaatctggataacaatatttattaattttagcaCTACTACCAAACCGCTATATAGTATTAtgaacgaatcactacgcatttgtacatggattacaactataGAATGATGGagatacatggtaaaaaggtttcaggttagCACAATTTTCCCGaatatggtatatcaaaggccgtggtatatcatcggctattggatgccaaaaatatagtcttagtgaggaaagccaaaacatttttcaattagtagcacgggatcttttatatgcaccatctcacatacaggatagcacataccacggcctttgatataccagtagtggtgcactggctggaaagagaaatagcccaatgggcccactgacggggatcgattccaagacatgtaataatataataactcGTATCTTATGGTaataaacatgtattatatgaGGTACAAAACAACAGACATAAAGTATCAAATATCAGCCCATGTGCATCGTCAATCAaggtatttatttgttaaagcacatttatggtttatttattcaaatgtaCCAGGTATGTGGGACAAGCTGTCCCGAATCGTAAACAACACTAACTATGAGATTGATGACTGACGAAtcgtcataaaaaaaaaaaaaactaacatgttcatatatacatatattagctACATAAACATGACACGTTAACCCGACAATATGATTCTGGGTATAtgaagaaatgttatatttcaaaCTAACACACTCGCACGCACTCACACACGCACTcacgcgcacacacatgcacacgtaCAAGCACGCGTCGGCTTAAAtagagtttgatacgtttttaaacgagttgtaagataaatgacatctaacggacacgaatgtattattctatttctcacATATTTTCTCTCATatatttaagcaaattttaacatcttttccaactaaaagttatttacagcccttgcacttacgcgtcacagacaaatgattgttaggttaactatacgtcacagtgtaatcgatttcgatcgtgcttgTATTTTCATTGggtgtatggcattggtgacctgttATCATCACCTAGGAGAAGCCAGTGAaatgtcttaaaattgttaacgcaagtacatttgtaaacaagtatgtgttatcaaaaataacgaatgatgttctcaccaacgggtgtgtaagaaaacaaatatcattgGGTTGCTTTTTTACGAGTTGGTCCTTGTGTCCTTTTGACCTTTGTCGGTCGGGCCCGTAGGAAATAAATCTAGTGTAGGGGAGGGGGCCTACCACAGTCCCCCACCAAAAATATCTCCTGGATATGTCCTTGACACAGGTACGTCCGACCTACTTTCATTCACTTACATGCATGGTAGATGTTCATGCCGACATTCACACACCCGAACCCACACCTTATGCGCACGTACAGTAgcatgttataattttaatgacatttataTTCTAATGACTACACGGTTATGTAACAAACTGTATACACACATTCCTCTGTATGctagaattactaaatgtttgacatccaatggcctatgattaatttaatcagtgtgctctagttgtgtcgttaaactaaacataaCTAACTTTACGAACATTCCCATTGATTTGCGCCTGTTAAACCTTTCCCCCTCTTCACAAGAAGCGATTCCACAAATAATATGATACTGAAATGTGCAATGAACCCAATAGTCTTTccaatatattacacacacacacgcacactcacacacactcaccacacacacacactcactcagtcactcactcaccacacgcacacactcaccACACACTCAGTCAGTCACTCACCACAGGCACACACAGTCACTcaccacacacactcactcaccaaacacactcaccacacacacacactcactcactcaccacacacacactcaccacacacacactcaccacaCACTCACTCACCACACACTCACCACACGCACACTCAGTCACTCACCACacgcacataccacacacacacaccacacactcgGTCACTCactcaccacacacaccacacacactcaGTCACTCACCACACGCACTCAGTcactcaccacacacacactcaccacacgcacacacactcaccaccacacacacacttaccacacacacacacactcactcactcaccacAAACACTCACTCACCACACACTTACCACACACACTCAGTCACTCACTCACCACACGCACTCACTCAGCACacgcacataccacacacacacaccacacacacactcggtcACTCACTCACCACACACACTTACCACACACACTCAGTCACTCACTCACCACACGCACTCAGTcactcaccacacacacactcactcaccacacacccactcactcaccacacgcacatacactcgccacacgcacacaccacacac
This window contains:
- the LOC121383835 gene encoding galactoside alpha-(1,2)-fucosyltransferase 2-like — translated: MRVFRKETSPCIWKIIVNNSSVELSGTAINTKNIWSVLMRTSKGRPYNSVTLRVQVLCADANSSTPNITPKAVAKSPTPTMTSLKVTVTSLTRKMTTLTPTSKSLARTAITMSSLQKDGLSSRKPTPTPCLDPFLSTFHKQERFICFRVDGGLGNQMFIFASAYGIARYTGRRIVLDKSWPLLKIFKPNGIVVDRCVCNGVHIKNAKLNSAFDETLLRLPTVGNYEVGNYLQSWKYFQKVTNEIKAQFTFRKDILKKASTVLNTVIEEYENRTANSRNPTLVGVQIRRGDIANEKRFIDFGYKVAPKEYIYKAMDYFKNNFTDVIFVFTSDDMNWTKHNIKEEDNVFFIEGNSPEVDMCILAHCNHTIMTVGTFSWFAAFLTGGITVYYKHFANETSLLRKQFSSDYQDHFYPGWIAIESNETIKEH